Genomic window (Nicotiana sylvestris chromosome 7, ASM39365v2, whole genome shotgun sequence):
gaaatgccctagCTTTCCGCACTTGTGACAGAGATCATAGTTTCTTGGTTTGCTTGTGCTATCTCTCTTAGGTATACCACCATTTCTttgaaccatcttttgaaatatTTTGGTGAGTAGGCCATATCACTATCTTCTTCACTTGAGTCATTGTTTTAAGCCTTGAGCACCATGTTCTTCTCTTTCTTcggctctcttctttcactgtctctCTGTTTTTTCATCTGTATGTCTTCAGAtttccaatcagctcatccatggctagagtttgtaaatctttagcTTCGGTGATAGCATTCACCTTACTCTCCCAAGAGccaggtagaacactgagaactttccttacaagcttgtttctgggaataacTTCTCCAAGTGAATAAAGCTCATTTATGATAGATGTGAATCtagtgtgcatatcttgtatagactcatcatcATTCATCCTGAAGATCTCATACTCGGTGTTGAGTATGTCAATCTTGGACTGtttaacctgagtagttccttcatGTGTCGTTTGCAATGCTTCCCATATTTCCTTGGTAGAATCACATGCTGAGATTATATTGTACTCATCAGGTCTTATACCACAtatcaagattttcttggcacgaaagtTCTTTTCTACAGCTTTTCTGTCAATATCACTGTATTCATTTCTATTTTTTGGCACCATTGTTCTAGTTTCTCCAAGCTTCCtcataggaacatgtggaccatcacaaatgacGTCCCATAGCTTTGAATCTTCTGCCATTATGAAATTATGCATATAACTCTTCCACCAACCGTAATACTAACCATTGAATCTAGGgggtctgtaggttgattgtccttcctcaaagttaGGTGGAGCAAccattgagatcctttctaggtgttaaccttttagaaagaactgactctaataccaattgataatttatatgagtccaccaactgtagagtacctggtcctctatgagtttccactgaaaatactaacGAACTAATCTGTATAGagatctggtcctatatcagttccCATATTGCTAACTACTGAACCAGTATGTAAATGAGACACatgatttttacatggaaaaatctcaactcaaggggacaaaaaccacgacctactctggtaggatttcaacttcactaacttgtaaacacctattacaagacactttgtaatgactccattacaaagaatttaactcaactaacttgtgatactcttaccacaagccactttgtactctcgagttacaaagactttaatcactctaaatattacaagccactttgtattaactctattacaaagacttaatcactcactaacttgtaacaactctattacaagccactttgtaataactctattacaaagacttcacaactcgactaactctatcCAAGACACAAACCCAGATGGTTTATGATTTTGAGTTTCCTAAAATAAAGCTTCTGATAAAGCAAGATCggagttacaattaagaacaaataacaaagactcaacaaacctaaggacttaagatatcttcaatctttggatctggtccttgaggttgcagcagctttgttcttgagagaggtgtTTTTAGCACTTGAAAGAATATCAGTGAAAACACTCAAAAAAATCTTGttccttgcaccaggttgttatactacaaaaaacatcaccatggtgatgtcaattcacaatggtgatgtcaattcttggttagTACATGGCTCTTCCTAATGGGAAGTGACTACTGCACTGTCTGTTGCACTATCGTGTGTACAGTTGCAGGTAGTCACTTTTTGCAGTTGCTTTTCAGCTGTATAGTTGGCTTATTCTTCTGACAGGGGAACACCAAGGGATCAAgtccctaatctggttcttgTGAATCTATAGGCACACTGACCAGATTACCTTGAGttgattaacttgataatgattgtaccaggcatgcTTCAAGTCCTTTATCTAGTTCTATACAAAAAGTTtatagatcatcaaaacatagatTAAAAGACCTTAATCCCATCACCTtcagtagctctaaccacctcctctggcccaagttaagatccttctgcttaaacagatgctgcaaactctggtgatccgtatagatctcacaaggaacaccgtacaaataatgacgctagATATTCACAGCGTGAACAATAGcaactaactcgagatcatggacagaataatttttctcatgtaccttcaact
Coding sequences:
- the LOC138873423 gene encoding uncharacterized protein codes for the protein MAEDSKLWDVICDGPHVPMRKLGETRTMVPKNRNEYSDIDRKAVEKNFRAKKILICGIRPDEYNIISACDSTKEIWEALQTTHEGTTQVKQSKIDILNTEYEIFRMNDDESIQDMHTRFTSIINELYSLGEVIPRNKLVRKVLSVLPGSWESKVNAITEAKDLQTLAMDELIGNLKTYR